Proteins from one Elusimicrobiota bacterium genomic window:
- a CDS encoding CDP-alcohol phosphatidyltransferase family protein, with translation MKNLTLPNKLTVARIIAVPIFVISIISKNTKLAVVIFVFCIVTDFLDGLIARKLGQRTPLGAFLDPFADKFLLMSAFITFAALKEIPVWIPIVVLTKDIIISLGWFLRYQLTGNSVIAPTLPGKISTILEMCVIFFILVNISDKILTASTYLMLICIIVSTFNYIFAGIKEIEK, from the coding sequence ATGAAAAATCTTACGCTACCTAATAAACTAACAGTCGCAAGAATTATCGCAGTTCCTATTTTTGTAATAAGTATTATTTCAAAAAATACCAAACTTGCAGTAGTTATATTTGTGTTCTGCATTGTTACCGATTTTTTAGACGGACTTATCGCCCGAAAACTCGGGCAGAGAACGCCACTGGGTGCATTTCTTGACCCGTTTGCAGACAAGTTTCTTTTGATGAGTGCATTTATTACCTTTGCAGCATTAAAAGAAATACCTGTGTGGATACCGATTGTCGTGCTTACAAAAGATATTATTATTTCGTTGGGCTGGTTCTTACGGTATCAACTCACCGGCAACTCTGTTATCGCACCGACATTGCCGGGTAAAATATCAACAATTTTAGAAATGTGCGTGATATTCTTTATTCTTGTAAATATATCTGACAAAATTTTAACCGCCTCTACTTATTTGATGCTTATCTGTATTATTGTTTCAACTTTTAATTATATTTTTGCTGGAATCAAAGAAATT